The Populus alba chromosome 6, ASM523922v2, whole genome shotgun sequence genome contains a region encoding:
- the LOC118048076 gene encoding GCN5-related N-acetyltransferase 6, chloroplastic yields the protein MLTVSLHKPEFLSFSHYGFRDLHKFSRIPSPWTIAMSNYSGSSETRKKEELSIQVPPTSISSSETQRLAGTDLRFDRLQVPEKELMHDRKFEFGQFMAREAVIDEEYWTAAWLRAESHWEGINDRYVDNHKRKFAEQEFHAIKRRRTSLHGQKCRCIIMVRKEDKNVKRTVLKGVVGTLDLSVRCLLHGETFPGERVKAPLFCSIHGTGPNRYGYVANLCVPKSARRQGIATNMLHFAIELVKSNGIEHAYVHVHRNNTPAQKLYEKMGFEIVEAASSQLVEEQTYLLCCKA from the exons ATGTTGACTGTTTCCCTTCACAAACCTGAATTCTTGAGCTTTTCCCATTATGGATTCAGGGATCTTCACAAATTCAGTAGAATTCCTTCACCTTGGACAAT AGCTATGAGTAATTATTCTGGGTCTTCTGAAACAAGAAAGAAGGAAGAGCTATCAATACAGGTCCCACCAACATCTATTTCTTCATCGGAAACACAGAGGTTAGCTGGTACTGATCTGCGATTTGACCGACTTCAAGTGCCAGAAAAGGAGTTGATGCATGACAGAAAGTTTGAATTTGGGCAATTTATGGCAAGAGAAGCTGTGATAGATGAGGAATATTGG ACAGCAGCATGGCTGCGAGCAGAAAGTCACTGGGAGGGTATAAATGACCG ATATGTTGATAACCACAAAAGGAAATTTGCAGAGCAG GAATTCCATGCCATAAAAAGGCGTCGGACAAGCCTGCATGGACAAAAATGTAGATGCATTATTATG GTTAGGAAGGAAGACAAAAATGTAAAACGTACTGTACTGAAAGGTGTAGTCGGAACTCTTGATTTGAGTGTCAGGTGCTTACTGCATGGAGAGACCTTTCCAGGG GAACGGGTGAAGGCTCCTCTCTTCTGCAGCATCCACGGTACAGGCCCAAATAGATATGGTTATGTTGCCAACTTGTGTGTTCCTAAATCAGCACGACGCCAGGGAATTGCAACCAACATGCTGCATTTTGCTATCGAGTTGGTCAAATCTAATG GTATAGAACATGCATATGTGCATGTGCATAGAAACAACACTCCTGCACAGAAACTGTACGAAAAGATGGGATTTGAG ATTGTTGAAGCGGCAAGCTCTCAATTAGTAGAAGAGCAGACTTACCTCCTATGTTGTAAGGCATAA
- the LOC118048077 gene encoding uncharacterized protein isoform X2, giving the protein MDSGSNREEPTSWEELYNINLMPSELFLKFRKEIEGIRVGVNLEFYNAPINEFQGKIVLKPSSPEQRWKFTYEPIHQDVRIISKKIPVTKFLNLQVGIGHNFQLHSTGWNWKLTTCLGGDGISRIQNKTSFGLFPGMDLRFGWRADYVIPEITGGLGTGEPLFNMNSGRLQASLDRVEAILTHPSGSVLVEKEKDAEHAWDLKDPDQ; this is encoded by the exons ATGGATTCTGGTTCAAATAGAGAGGAGCCCACTTCATGGGAAGAGCTTTACAACATCAATTTGATGCCGTCGGAGTTGTTTCTCAAGTTCAGAAAGGAAATTGAGGGGATTCGAGTTGGTGTTAATTTAGAG TTCTATAATGCTCCAATCAATGAATTCCAAGGCAAGATTGTTCTGAAACCCTCATCCCCGGAACAGAGGTGGAAATTCACATATGAGCCAATACATCAGGATGTACGCATTATTTCAAAGAAGATTCCTGTTACCAAGTTTCTAAATCTCCAG GTTGGCATAGGCCATAATTTTCAGTTGCATTCTACTGGTTGGAATTGGAAGCTTACAACATGTTTAGGTGGAGATGGCATATCTAGGATTCAGAATAAGACATCATTCGGGTTGTTCCCTGGCATGGATTTGCGGTTTGGGTGGAGAGCAGATTATGTTATTCCAGAAATTACCGG GGGTTTGGGTACTGGTGAGCCCTTGTTCAACATGAACTCTGGACGACTGCAAGCATCATTAGATAGAGTTGAGGCCATTCTAACCCATCCATCAGGATCGGTACTAGTTGAAAAG GAAAAGGATGCTGAGCATGCATGGGATTTGAAAGACCCTGACCAGTGA
- the LOC118048077 gene encoding uncharacterized protein isoform X1: MDSGSNREEPTSWEELYNINLMPSELFLKFRKEIEGIRVGVNLEFYNAPINEFQGKIVLKPSSPEQRWKFTYEPIHQDVRIISKKIPVTKFLNLQVGIGHNFQLHSTGWNWKLTTCLGGDGISRIQNKTSFGLFPGMDLRFGWRADYVIPEITGGLGTGEPLFNMNSGRLQASLDRVEAILTHPSGSVLVEKNFILNRPWQEKDAEHAWDLKDPDQ; encoded by the exons ATGGATTCTGGTTCAAATAGAGAGGAGCCCACTTCATGGGAAGAGCTTTACAACATCAATTTGATGCCGTCGGAGTTGTTTCTCAAGTTCAGAAAGGAAATTGAGGGGATTCGAGTTGGTGTTAATTTAGAG TTCTATAATGCTCCAATCAATGAATTCCAAGGCAAGATTGTTCTGAAACCCTCATCCCCGGAACAGAGGTGGAAATTCACATATGAGCCAATACATCAGGATGTACGCATTATTTCAAAGAAGATTCCTGTTACCAAGTTTCTAAATCTCCAG GTTGGCATAGGCCATAATTTTCAGTTGCATTCTACTGGTTGGAATTGGAAGCTTACAACATGTTTAGGTGGAGATGGCATATCTAGGATTCAGAATAAGACATCATTCGGGTTGTTCCCTGGCATGGATTTGCGGTTTGGGTGGAGAGCAGATTATGTTATTCCAGAAATTACCGG GGGTTTGGGTACTGGTGAGCCCTTGTTCAACATGAACTCTGGACGACTGCAAGCATCATTAGATAGAGTTGAGGCCATTCTAACCCATCCATCAGGATCGGTACTAGTTGAAAAG AACTTCATATTGAACCGACCGTGGCAGGAAAAGGATGCTGAGCATGCATGGGATTTGAAAGACCCTGACCAGTGA